The proteins below are encoded in one region of Belonocnema kinseyi isolate 2016_QV_RU_SX_M_011 chromosome 3, B_treatae_v1, whole genome shotgun sequence:
- the LOC117169775 gene encoding uncharacterized protein LOC117169775, whose protein sequence is MLHQLMDALREHCVTLAHIFLDFCVDYAGPFRVKISRNVTDNSMNYHFIPASSPYIGSLWEAAVKCAKTHLRKVMGSFSLTFEELTTTFAKIVACLTSRFLIPMSSDPTDFTLLTQCHLIIGEPLTCIPEDDLCEVPQNRLTRMQHLTQIKQHFWSKRTQNYLTQLHHRSKWTSVQGQKIKPGTMVLLQDKDLPPMKWYLGRVIKVHPRKNGLTRVVTVQTKSDVFKRALNKICILPIKEINDRIFG, encoded by the exons ATGCTCCATCAATTAATGGATGCTTTACGAGAGCATTGTGTCACACTAGCTCACATTTTTCTCGACTTCTGTGTCGATTACGCAGGACCGTTTAGGGTAAAAATCTCACGCAACGTCACTG ATAACTCAATGAACTATCATTTCATACCAGCTTCTTCTCCCTATATAGGAAGTTTATGGGAAGCTGCAGTAAAATGCGCTAAAACACATTTACGGAAGGTTATGGGATCTTTTTCATTAACGTTTGAAGAGCTAACTACAACATTTGCTAAAATCGTGGCTTGTCTTACTTCGAGATTCCTCATTCCTATGTCAAGTGATCCCACAGACTTCACACTTCTCACACAATGTCACTTGATTATTGGCGAACCACTTACATGTATACCCGAGGATGACCTTTGCGAGGTCCCACAAAATCGTCTAACCAGAATGCAACATCTTACCCAGATTAAGcaacatttttggtcaaaaaggaCACAAAATTATTTGACACAACTTCATCATCGATCAAAATGGACTTCTGTTCAAGGTCAAAAGATCAAACCTGGTACAATGGTTCTTCTACAAGACAAGGATCTTCCTCCAATGAAGTGGTACTTAGGAAGAGTAATTAAAGTGCATCCTCGAAAGAACGGACTTACGCGAGTCGTTACTGTTCAAACTAAAAGTGATGTTTTCAAAAGAGCTTTAAATAAGATATGCATTTTaccaatcaaagaaataaatgacAGAATATTCG gctaa